In Actinoplanes derwentensis, the following proteins share a genomic window:
- a CDS encoding ribose-phosphate diphosphokinase → MGSIVAENRKSLMLFSGRGFPELAEEIGQVLGVAPTPSDSYEFANGEIFVRFKDSVRGSDAFVVQSITEGVNRWVMETLIMVDALKRGSAKRITVVLPFYPYSRQDKKHRGREPISARLVADLLKTAGANRILTVDLHTAQIQGFFDGPVDHLFAMDILADYVQKKYAGRPMTVVAPDSGRVRVAERWTDRLGGCPLAFIHKTRDPMKPNQVVANRVVGEVEGRVCLIVDDMIDTGGTIAKAADILYQEGAADVIVASTHALLSDPATERLKNSRISELVVTNTLPLAPEKQLDKITVLSIAPLLARAIREVFDDGSVTTLFGGLS, encoded by the coding sequence ATGGGCAGCATCGTCGCCGAGAACCGTAAGAGTCTGATGCTTTTCTCCGGCCGGGGTTTCCCCGAGCTGGCGGAGGAGATCGGTCAGGTGCTCGGCGTGGCACCGACGCCGTCGGACTCCTACGAGTTCGCCAACGGGGAGATATTCGTCCGGTTCAAAGACTCGGTGCGAGGCTCGGACGCGTTCGTCGTCCAGTCGATCACCGAGGGCGTGAACCGGTGGGTCATGGAGACCCTGATCATGGTCGACGCACTGAAGCGGGGGTCGGCCAAGCGGATCACCGTGGTGCTGCCGTTCTATCCGTACTCGCGGCAGGACAAGAAGCACCGCGGCCGGGAGCCGATCTCCGCGCGTCTGGTAGCCGACCTGCTGAAGACGGCCGGTGCCAACCGGATCCTCACGGTCGACCTGCACACCGCGCAGATCCAGGGCTTCTTCGACGGCCCGGTGGATCACCTGTTCGCGATGGACATCCTCGCCGACTACGTGCAGAAGAAGTACGCGGGCCGGCCGATGACCGTGGTGGCCCCCGACTCGGGCCGGGTGCGGGTGGCCGAGCGCTGGACCGACCGGCTGGGTGGCTGCCCGCTGGCCTTCATCCACAAGACCCGCGACCCGATGAAGCCGAACCAGGTGGTGGCGAACCGGGTGGTCGGTGAGGTCGAGGGCCGGGTCTGCCTGATCGTCGACGACATGATCGACACGGGTGGCACGATCGCCAAGGCCGCCGACATCCTGTACCAGGAGGGTGCGGCCGACGTGATCGTGGCCTCCACCCACGCGCTGCTCTCCGACCCGGCCACCGAGCGCCTTAAGAACAGCCGGATCAGTGAGCTGGTGGTGACGAACACGCTGCCGCTCGCCCCGGAGAAGCAGCTCGACAAGATCACTGTGCTTTCGATCGCCCCGCTGCTGGCTCGGGCGATCCGTGAGGTGTTCGACGACGGCTCGGTGACCACCCTGTTCGGTGGTCTGAGCTGA
- a CDS encoding 50S ribosomal protein L25/general stress protein Ctc has product MSEVKISAEPRTEFGKGGARRTRRAGLVPAVLYGHGEAPQHIALPAREFAAAIRHGGINQIFTIDIAGNSAATLALPKAIQRDPVKDTFEHIDLLIVKRGEKIQVDITVTLTGEAAKNTLIVHESNTVAVVADALRLPSELEASIEGLEAGSHVTAGDVKLPEGVELAVDAETVLAVINAAQSNEAPVEDEAAADAAPAE; this is encoded by the coding sequence GTGTCCGAGGTAAAGATCAGCGCAGAGCCCCGCACCGAGTTCGGCAAGGGTGGTGCTCGCCGCACGCGCCGGGCCGGCCTCGTGCCTGCCGTGCTGTACGGCCACGGCGAGGCGCCGCAGCACATCGCCCTTCCCGCGCGTGAGTTCGCTGCCGCCATCCGCCACGGCGGCATCAACCAGATTTTCACCATCGACATCGCCGGCAACTCGGCCGCCACTCTGGCCCTGCCGAAGGCGATCCAGCGTGACCCGGTCAAGGACACGTTCGAGCACATCGACCTGCTGATCGTGAAGCGCGGCGAGAAGATCCAGGTCGACATCACGGTCACCCTGACCGGTGAGGCCGCCAAGAACACCCTGATCGTGCACGAGTCGAACACGGTCGCCGTGGTCGCCGACGCGCTGCGCCTCCCGTCCGAGCTGGAGGCTTCGATCGAGGGCCTCGAGGCGGGCTCGCACGTCACCGCCGGTGACGTCAAGCTCCCCGAGGGTGTCGAGCTCGCCGTCGACGCCGAGACGGTGCTCGCGGTCATCAACGCCGCCCAGTCGAACGAGGCTCCGGTCGAGGACGAGGCTGCGGCCGACGCCGCTCCCGCGGAGTAA
- the pth gene encoding aminoacyl-tRNA hydrolase: MSDEAPWLIVGLGNPGKEYAGNRHNVGFMVAELLASRTGGKFGRAKRAATEVAEGRLGFGGPKLILLKPLTYMNLSGAPVVALAQFFKVPVANVIAVHDELDVPFGEVRAKRGGGEGGHNGLRSMSKSLASKEYARVRFGIGRPPGRQEPADYVLSDFAAAERKELDFLIDRAADVTEAIVAHGVEWAQNRYHGV; encoded by the coding sequence GTGAGCGACGAGGCGCCGTGGCTGATCGTCGGCCTGGGCAACCCGGGCAAGGAGTACGCCGGTAACCGGCACAACGTGGGGTTCATGGTGGCCGAGCTGCTGGCCTCCCGGACCGGCGGGAAGTTCGGCCGGGCGAAGCGGGCGGCCACCGAGGTCGCCGAGGGCCGACTGGGTTTCGGCGGCCCGAAGCTGATCCTGTTGAAGCCACTGACCTACATGAACCTGTCCGGTGCCCCCGTGGTGGCGCTGGCGCAGTTCTTCAAAGTCCCGGTGGCCAATGTGATCGCGGTGCATGATGAGCTTGATGTGCCGTTCGGTGAGGTTCGTGCCAAACGGGGCGGTGGCGAGGGCGGGCACAACGGGCTCCGTTCGATGTCCAAGTCGCTGGCGAGTAAGGAGTACGCGCGGGTTCGGTTCGGGATCGGCCGTCCGCCGGGGCGGCAGGAACCGGCCGACTACGTGCTCTCGGACTTCGCCGCGGCGGAGCGTAAAGAGCTGGACTTCCTGATCGACCGGGCGGCCGACGTGACGGAGGCAATCGTTGCGCACGGCGTCGAATGGGCGCAGAACCGCTATCACGGGGTCTGA